In the Ochotona princeps isolate mOchPri1 chromosome 29, mOchPri1.hap1, whole genome shotgun sequence genome, ACGGGTTCTTGCTCCCCAACACGTCAGCAGgagctttactcactacaccacaacacaacATCTCACacgagcactggttctagtctcggcttctctacttcctgtcttcctctgCACCTGGGGAAACAAGGCCCacgtgcttaggcccctgcccgcacgtgggaaacccagatagagttgctggcttcaggctggcctcgCCCTGGACATTCACTATGGCCATTTGCGGACTGAGccagtttaaagatttatttattttattacaaagtcagatatacagagaggaggagagacagagaggaagatcgtccatccgatgattcactctccaaatgagctgcaatggccggtgctgcaccaatccgttccgggaaccgggaacctcttccgggtctcccacacgggtgcaggtacccaaagcactgggccgtcctcgattgctttcccaggccacaagcagggagctggatgggaagtggagctgccggtattagaacaggcgcccatatgggatcccggcacgttcaaggcaaggactttagctgctaggccacgccgccgggcccagactgAGCCAGTTTAAGACAAACCTTTAAAAAGCAGGGGGCAGGCATAGCTCCATGGCTtggcaggctaagcctcctcCCCTGGCagcagcatctcctatgggcaccagttcaagtcctggctgatgacctgggaaagcaatggagaacgtcaagtccttgtgccctgcacccacatggggagacacagatgaagctcctggctttggacaagcccagccctggttcctgtagccatttggggagtctctGTCTAAGTACATCTCACTGGAACAATCACTAACAAAGGATTGAGCATCCACAAAGAAATACAATGGTGGGGGCTGGCGTGGCAGCATagtaggctaaccctccaccttccagtgccagctcgtgtcccagatgctccaatgGCAGTCCAGCTctacctgtgacctgggaggCCAATGGAGCATGCCCCAAGGCTGCatgcccctgcactcacgtgggaggcccgAGAAGatcatcctggcttcagattacatCAGCTCAgtaagctccagctattgcagccatctgggagtgaaccagcagacagaaaacagtCAAATTTATCTTTCAGGCCCAgtatgatgactcagtggctgggCCTTATCTTGCAGGGGCCAGGGTTCCATGTGGGTGGGTAtcagctcatgtcccggctgctccacttcccatccagctccctgcttgtgacctgggaaagcagttgaggacggcccaaagccttgggacgctgcacctctgtggggacctggaagaggcttcgggtCGACAGCTccaattgtggtcacttgagtgaatcattggacagaagatcttcctgtctctcctctctgtatatctgcctttccaataaaaatctaaggaaaaaaaacctaataaaaactttaaaaaatattactatGAATAGAggattttcttaatttaaaaagtgtGACTTAAGCAATATCAGTGTCAAGGTCAGAAATAAAGGATGGACCCAGTGGGTTAAGGCCTTGGGAACACCGACCTCCCGTCCAGTCCAGCCCCCCGTGATGCTCCTGGGGAGCTtcggtggagctccaggcttctggcccccagcccttgcggagcaaagcagcagacaggaaactgctctctcgctccctctgcgctaattctacctttctaataaatctttgAGGGAACAATTTTAAAGTGAGTTCCCTGCCCGTCAACATGGCACCTTACAGCAGATGGGGAGGGCTGATGAAGAGGGCAGTGTGTcccggcgcagcagcctagtggctaaaggcctggatttgcatctcatatgggcgccggtttatATCCCCATCTTCccaagcccctgcttgtggcctgggaaagcagtcgaggacggcccaaagccttgggaccctgcagccacgtggagacctggaagaagctcctggctcctggctccagatcagcccagctcctctCCAGCTGTTGCCGTCACCAGGGGAGTGTAGCAAGATGAAGACCTTTCCCTgtctccttttatctgtaaatctgacttaccaataaaacatgtttaaaaaagaaaaaaactgcagcTGGGAGGATAATCACAGAAATGCTCAGTAAAACACTCGTGCATATATGTGTAAATTATGCAAATAATGGATCAGTTGGTTTTGAAGGACAGCACAGGCAGGGCTCCATTGGctgactccccaaaaggccacaaaggctggagctggccgTCCGAGGCCGGGAGCTGCTggcagttctcccatgtgggtgcaggggccgcctctgctgtctccccgggcacatgagcagggagctcagAGCGGAGTAGCTAGAACTGGAACTGGCGCCGTaagggatgccagcgccacaggcagcagctgtagtggctatgccacagtgctggcccgtGGTAATGGTATTTTTCTGTGCTTGCTACATGCACACTGTCACAAACTGGCCCCGAGAGACAGCCCCGTTTCTCCTGGTGTCTGCACATACCTTCCGCACAGTGCAGTCCTCAGCACTCTCTTCTCTTggcaggagcagaccaggcctcCGTCACCGccagaagccacatccagctggTCAAGTCGCAGGTGCAGGAGGTGCGCCAGCTCTCCCAGAACGCAGAGACCAAGCTGGCCGAAGCACAGACCCAGGAGCTGCGACAGAAAGCCCAGGAGGAAGGGGACGAGGGCAGCGAGCCCGAGCAGGAGGCCTACCTACGCGAGGACTGAGGGTGGGCCTGCTGCCCTGACGGCCACGCAGAGGGGACAGCGGGCTGTGGCCAGGGGCCTAGGCACTCCCAGCGTGCCTTGCTGGAGGTTGGTGCCCTGTTAACCCAGAACCGCAGTCCGCACAGTTGACCTCTGACCTCACACATGAAGTGCTAACCTTGGCCAGGGGACTCTTGTTCTGCCCCAAGTTGAGTAGCTGTTCAGACTCAGTGTTCTTAATATTTTCCAAAGGATTTTGCACTGCCGCTCACCAGGGCTGTGGGGGACGGGCGGCTGGCAGGTCCGTGAGCGAGCAGGTGCCGCTGCCAGGCTGCTGAGTGGCCCCAGGCAGTGCCGTAGTGCTCGCGGCAGCACAGACTTGGACATACAcacctgtttttcttctttccaagTTTGTTTTatccaaaggagaaaaaaagttttgcatttcacaaagtgtgtgtgtgtgtctgacttgCCATCACACACACCCTGCGCGGAACCTTCCTGGGATCCGGCACCCATGTGCTGTGGCTCCTCAGTAACAGATGGGACACGTTGACCAGGTCACTGGGTTTTAATGAATGCCGCCAGGGCGGGCGGGCAGTTACAGAAGGGCCCGTTCCATCCCACAGACCAGCAGGAGCCAGCACTCCCGCAGGAAGCCACACTCAGAGGCGGGGCCGGAAGGCGGCTGCGCATGGCAGCCCCTGGCCGGTCACCTGCGCCCACAGCGTCCACAGCTCCGGGGGGCTGAGGcggtgcagcagcaggagccccctGACCAGGCATGGGTCCAAGGGGGCCAGGGGCCGCCGGATCCCAAACGTCTTAAAGCCCGCGTGGTGGGTGGGGCTGAGGCCCAGCGCACGCAGGCACATGCCCACGAAGACATCATCGATGGGGAAGAGCTCCGTGGCCTCCACAGCTGCCCGCAGGCGCCGCACAGTGGCCCTGGACATGACGTAGCCTCCGCCGCCCGCGTAGGGCGGGTAGTGGCGGGCCCTGTACATGGACGGCGGGATGAAGTACTTGACCTTGGTGTTCCTGTTGGGTAGGGCCTGGCGGATAACGTCGCCAACCAGGAGGTCCTGGGCTGGGTCGCGGCCCTCCAGGAACTCCAGCACGTTGGGAACATGGACAAAGACATCGTCGTCTCCCTTGAGCACAAAGCGGGCCTGGGGACAGGTGGCGGCCAGCCAGCGCTGCAGGTGCAGCTCCTTGAGCGTCAGGTTGAAGAAGTCCTCAGCGAAGTCCCACTGAAGGATGTCCCCGAACTGCGCGCTCTCGtaggccagcagcagggccagcGCAGCGGGGCGCGCCACCCCAAGCAGGAACACGAGCTTCAGCTGCCGGCCCCGCGTCCAGGCCCCCGCCCGGCCCCACGTGCCGCGGATGGCCGCACGCCGCTCCACGTGGCCCGGCTGGGACTTGATGGCCAGGAGCAGGAAGATGTCCCCGGCACACCCTAAAGGTTGCAGCAAAGTGGAGAAGTTCCGGCAGTGGCGATAGGTCAGGAAAAGGCGATGccggccaggcagggccagggagaCGTTAGCTGCTGTGTGGTTGGGTGGGCACCGACTGTGGTGGGTCCCTGGGGGAGCCCAGAAGGGCTGGTGGCCTGCAGGGGTGCCCCGCGGCGCAGCCTCCCTCTTCAGGAGGAGCAGGGAGCCGAGCAGCAGCGCTGCCAGGCCGGACAGGAGCAGCCAGCTCGGCCCGCGCATGGCCCCGGCCTGCAGGAGAGCGCGCGTCAGCGGCGGGGCCTGCCCCGCAGCACCTGAGCCCCTGCCCGGCCCGCACTGCCCCCACATAACCTGCAGCTGCTTGAAACGCACACACCAGAGGAAACCTGAGTAGCTTCAGTTATGCAAATGGCAGGCTTAGCTTAGCTTTGGGCCAGACTCCAAGCACAAATCCTGATAAAGCGCTCTTCCACCAAAAGCAAAAGCTCTTTAGGAGCGGGTGATTGGCACAGGGGGCGGGGCCTGTGCATGGGCCTCCTCGGc is a window encoding:
- the B3GNT4 gene encoding N-acetyllactosaminide beta-1,3-N-acetylglucosaminyltransferase 4, with the protein product MRGPSWLLLSGLAALLLGSLLLLKREAAPRGTPAGHQPFWAPPGTHHSRCPPNHTAANVSLALPGRHRLFLTYRHCRNFSTLLQPLGCAGDIFLLLAIKSQPGHVERRAAIRGTWGRAGAWTRGRQLKLVFLLGVARPAALALLLAYESAQFGDILQWDFAEDFFNLTLKELHLQRWLAATCPQARFVLKGDDDVFVHVPNVLEFLEGRDPAQDLLVGDVIRQALPNRNTKVKYFIPPSMYRARHYPPYAGGGGYVMSRATVRRLRAAVEATELFPIDDVFVGMCLRALGLSPTHHAGFKTFGIRRPLAPLDPCLVRGLLLLHRLSPPELWTLWAQVTGQGLPCAAAFRPRL